A DNA window from Streptomyces canus contains the following coding sequences:
- a CDS encoding helix-turn-helix transcriptional regulator: MIASPLPDLVGRHRECAALDDLLVGLREGDSRVMVVRGEAGIGKSVLLEYVAAQASRVKVTWARGIEADMELPYASLHQLCAPFLDELEELPAPQRDALRVAFGMAAGDPPDRFLVGLAVLTLLTRASETRPVLVLVDDAQWLDQVSLQTLEFVARRLLAEAVAMAFAVRDPEGQAALSGLPALRLAGLDTAAAGELLEAAVGGRLEKRIRDRFVAEMHGNPLALLEFSRGRSAAELAYGLDSSSSPIVQGPVVSRVERDFASRLASLPPETRTLLLIAAAEPVGDARLLVRAAASLKITPDAAPAKAAGLIEFGESVRFRHPLVRSAVYHRADPEERRAVHRALAAATDPVLDPDRRAWHAAQAADGPDEEVAAGLEQAAGRARQRGGMAAEAVLLERAAEVTPDLWQRGRRALAAAEAYFSAAAPDRATELATLAEMCPLSPLDRARLARLRARILFARHRSDEAAPLLLDAAVQFAAADSPLARETYLEAISATIFAGRLHGPTGARAAAIAARGSGAPSSGSEAADLLLDGVATLLTGDYETGGAALRRALEPLVHEDVGTREATMRWLLLAPVALEAFIHHAWDLTAWDMLATRAVRLARDIGALGALPPALVYAGGVHIHTGDFAEAARMMDEADVLAAATGHAPHKYATLVLSGWRGDEDAAISLIEDAKATASLHGEVGLLGVSGYVQGVLFNGLARYDQALVAARSGIDHDGFNFTGLSLVEHVEAATRCGELGQARASLARLVELTRAADTGWARGVTARSHALLTDGDEADGLYRIAIEEFGRDRVAVKVELARTHLLYGEWLRRNQRRALARRHLRTAHEMFDGMRANAFAERARRELLATGEHVRAREVKPTSALTPQESQVAALAARGMTNAKIGAELFISPHTVEWHLRKVYTKLGISSRRALSGALASAPVRDTTGAGAAQSG, encoded by the coding sequence ATGATCGCCAGCCCCCTTCCCGACCTGGTCGGGCGGCATCGGGAGTGTGCGGCGCTCGACGACCTGCTGGTCGGCTTGCGCGAAGGTGACTCCCGAGTAATGGTGGTCCGCGGCGAAGCCGGCATCGGAAAGTCGGTGCTCCTCGAGTACGTGGCCGCGCAGGCGTCACGGGTGAAGGTGACCTGGGCACGCGGCATCGAGGCCGACATGGAACTGCCGTACGCGAGCCTGCACCAGCTGTGTGCGCCGTTCCTGGACGAGCTCGAAGAGCTACCGGCACCCCAGCGAGACGCCCTCCGCGTAGCGTTCGGAATGGCGGCCGGCGACCCGCCCGACCGCTTCCTGGTCGGCCTCGCCGTGCTGACCCTGCTCACCCGGGCCTCGGAGACCCGACCGGTGCTCGTCCTGGTCGACGACGCCCAGTGGCTGGACCAAGTGTCCCTGCAGACCCTGGAGTTCGTGGCCCGGCGACTGCTCGCCGAGGCGGTCGCGATGGCCTTCGCGGTACGCGACCCCGAAGGGCAGGCCGCACTCAGCGGTCTGCCGGCGCTACGGCTCGCCGGTCTCGACACCGCCGCGGCCGGAGAGCTCCTGGAAGCCGCCGTCGGTGGACGGCTGGAGAAGCGGATCCGGGACCGGTTCGTGGCCGAGATGCACGGCAACCCGCTCGCGCTGCTCGAGTTCTCCCGCGGCCGCAGTGCTGCGGAGTTGGCCTACGGCCTGGACTCGTCGAGTTCCCCGATTGTCCAGGGGCCGGTCGTGAGCCGCGTCGAACGCGACTTCGCCAGCCGCCTCGCTTCGCTGCCCCCGGAGACCCGGACACTGCTCCTGATCGCCGCGGCGGAACCGGTGGGTGACGCGCGCCTGCTGGTCCGCGCAGCCGCCTCTCTGAAGATCACTCCCGATGCCGCACCGGCCAAGGCGGCCGGCCTGATCGAGTTCGGTGAGTCCGTTCGGTTTCGACACCCGCTGGTGCGTTCGGCGGTCTACCACCGAGCCGACCCCGAAGAACGCCGAGCGGTGCACCGGGCGTTGGCCGCGGCCACGGACCCGGTCCTGGATCCCGACCGGCGCGCCTGGCATGCCGCGCAGGCCGCCGACGGGCCGGACGAGGAGGTCGCCGCGGGGCTGGAGCAGGCCGCCGGCCGAGCGCGGCAGCGCGGCGGCATGGCCGCCGAGGCGGTACTTCTGGAGCGCGCGGCCGAGGTGACGCCGGACCTCTGGCAGCGGGGCCGCCGAGCCCTCGCGGCCGCGGAGGCGTACTTCTCGGCCGCCGCGCCCGACCGCGCCACGGAACTGGCGACGCTGGCCGAAATGTGTCCCCTCAGCCCCTTGGACCGCGCCCGCCTGGCGCGCCTGCGTGCCAGGATCCTCTTCGCCCGCCACCGCAGCGACGAGGCGGCACCTCTGCTCCTTGACGCCGCCGTACAGTTTGCTGCCGCCGACTCGCCACTGGCACGGGAGACCTACCTCGAGGCGATCAGCGCGACCATCTTCGCAGGCAGGCTCCACGGTCCGACGGGCGCCCGCGCCGCGGCGATCGCGGCCCGCGGGTCCGGGGCACCCTCCTCGGGCTCCGAGGCCGCCGACCTGCTCCTGGACGGTGTAGCCACGCTCCTCACAGGCGATTACGAGACCGGTGGAGCGGCGCTGCGCCGCGCGCTGGAACCTCTTGTACACGAGGACGTCGGCACCCGGGAGGCGACGATGCGTTGGCTTCTCCTGGCCCCGGTCGCACTGGAGGCGTTCATTCACCACGCCTGGGACCTGACCGCGTGGGACATGCTCGCGACTCGTGCGGTGCGCCTGGCTCGTGACATCGGAGCGCTCGGCGCGCTGCCACCGGCACTGGTCTACGCAGGCGGGGTGCACATCCACACCGGCGACTTCGCCGAGGCGGCCCGGATGATGGACGAAGCCGACGTGCTCGCCGCCGCGACGGGCCACGCCCCGCACAAATACGCGACGCTTGTTCTGTCTGGGTGGCGAGGCGACGAGGACGCTGCCATCAGCCTCATCGAAGACGCCAAGGCGACCGCCTCACTGCACGGCGAGGTGGGCCTCCTGGGCGTCTCGGGCTATGTCCAAGGCGTGCTGTTCAACGGCCTGGCGCGCTACGACCAGGCTCTGGTGGCCGCTCGCTCGGGCATCGACCACGACGGGTTCAACTTCACCGGCCTCTCGCTGGTCGAACACGTCGAGGCCGCGACCCGGTGCGGCGAGCTCGGCCAGGCCCGTGCCTCGCTTGCCCGGCTGGTCGAACTCACCCGCGCCGCCGATACCGGCTGGGCCCGTGGCGTCACCGCACGCAGCCATGCTCTCCTCACCGACGGGGACGAGGCCGATGGTCTGTACCGGATCGCGATCGAGGAGTTCGGCCGCGACCGCGTGGCCGTGAAGGTGGAGTTGGCACGCACCCACCTGCTGTACGGCGAGTGGCTGCGCCGCAACCAGCGCCGTGCGCTCGCCCGGAGGCACCTTCGCACGGCCCACGAGATGTTCGACGGCATGCGGGCGAACGCGTTCGCCGAGCGTGCTCGCCGCGAGCTGCTCGCCACTGGCGAGCACGTCCGGGCGCGGGAGGTCAAGCCGACAAGCGCCCTCACCCCCCAGGAGTCGCAGGTCGCGGCGCTCGCCGCCCGCGGCATGACGAACGCGAAGATCGGCGCCGAGCTGTTCATCAGCCCACACACCGTGGAGTGGCACCTGCGAAAGGTGTACACGAAGCTCGGGATCAGCTCACGTCGCGCGCTGTCGGGTGCCCTCGCGAGCGCCCCGGTCAGGGACACGACAGGCGCGGGCGCGGCGCAATCCGGCTGA
- a CDS encoding FAD-binding protein gives MSSLGHQLATSVLVVGAGKSGLRAAIEVAEAGVAVIAVLKRPADDVHTVTGFSGSEGVPAIPSAGPGRSDACERHAADTLREGHLLADPRTAQVVAHYAAQGFHDMGRYGMRFDRQGDGGPTRRQLGDGRYRRAAFTGEYTGLEVQRALRDRAKQLAIPVLPGVYVTRLLVDDGAVFGAYGFDVVDGSRYLVHADAVILATGGHTRVWRRTSSRRNENTGDSFRLAVEAGARLRDPELVQFHPAGLITPENAAGMLVSEAARGEGGVLLNNLGERFMKRYDAECMELSSRDRVALASYTEIREGRGTQAGGVWLDLSHLPRETVLTRLPRVHQTLLDVQMLDITRDPIEVAPTAQYSLGGVWVRPEDHSTDVNGLFVIGEAASGLHGANRLEENSLIELLVYGRITGRAAAEYSAGLTSQQRSPAAIRAAEADVSRLLAADGDQNVRALQRSVRHLMTEHAGVVRDAAGLAAGLAGLDEIEARMADVGVHVDVGGFQDLAYAYDLRSTVLAARATLECALERRETRGCHHRSDYPDVDPDLKVNMVWSPTTGVRREPVPPIPTHIAELMYDVSAEAELLG, from the coding sequence ATGTCTTCGCTCGGTCACCAGCTCGCCACGTCCGTCCTCGTGGTGGGGGCGGGCAAGTCGGGCCTCCGAGCGGCCATCGAGGTCGCCGAGGCCGGTGTCGCGGTCATCGCGGTACTCAAGCGCCCGGCTGACGATGTCCACACTGTTACTGGATTCAGTGGTTCCGAGGGAGTACCCGCGATCCCCAGTGCCGGCCCCGGGCGCAGTGACGCGTGCGAGCGGCATGCGGCCGACACGTTGCGTGAGGGCCACTTGTTGGCCGACCCGCGCACCGCCCAGGTCGTGGCCCACTACGCCGCTCAGGGATTCCATGACATGGGGCGCTACGGCATGCGTTTCGACCGACAAGGCGACGGTGGGCCCACCCGGCGGCAGCTTGGCGACGGCAGGTACCGTCGCGCCGCGTTCACCGGCGAGTACACCGGCCTCGAGGTGCAGCGAGCGCTCCGCGACCGCGCCAAGCAGCTCGCCATTCCCGTTTTGCCGGGCGTGTACGTCACCCGGCTGCTGGTCGACGACGGGGCGGTGTTCGGTGCCTACGGATTCGACGTCGTCGATGGCTCGCGCTATCTCGTGCACGCCGATGCGGTGATCCTCGCGACCGGAGGGCACACGCGCGTCTGGCGGCGTACGTCCTCGCGTCGCAACGAGAACACCGGCGACTCCTTCCGCCTCGCCGTCGAAGCCGGTGCCCGGTTGCGCGACCCCGAGCTGGTGCAGTTCCACCCCGCCGGGCTGATCACGCCGGAGAACGCGGCCGGCATGCTCGTCAGCGAGGCGGCACGCGGCGAGGGCGGGGTCCTGCTCAACAACCTCGGTGAGCGGTTCATGAAGCGCTACGACGCCGAGTGCATGGAGCTCTCCAGCCGGGACAGGGTCGCGCTGGCGTCCTACACCGAGATCAGGGAGGGACGCGGCACCCAGGCCGGCGGTGTCTGGCTCGACCTGTCCCACCTGCCGCGCGAGACGGTCCTGACGCGGCTGCCGCGGGTGCACCAGACCCTGTTGGACGTGCAGATGCTCGACATCACCCGCGACCCGATCGAGGTCGCGCCGACCGCCCAGTACTCCTTGGGCGGCGTCTGGGTGCGGCCCGAGGACCACAGCACGGATGTCAACGGGCTCTTTGTGATCGGAGAGGCGGCCAGTGGTCTGCATGGCGCGAACCGGTTGGAGGAGAACTCGCTGATCGAACTACTCGTCTACGGCCGGATCACCGGCCGGGCCGCCGCGGAGTACTCGGCCGGGCTTACCAGCCAGCAGCGGTCGCCGGCAGCGATTCGCGCCGCGGAGGCGGACGTGAGCCGGCTTCTGGCCGCCGACGGCGACCAGAACGTCCGCGCGCTGCAACGGTCGGTGCGCCACCTGATGACGGAGCACGCCGGTGTCGTGCGGGACGCGGCCGGGCTCGCCGCCGGACTCGCCGGACTCGACGAGATCGAGGCCCGCATGGCGGACGTGGGTGTGCACGTCGACGTCGGCGGCTTCCAGGACCTCGCGTACGCCTATGACCTCAGGTCCACCGTTCTCGCCGCTCGCGCGACACTTGAGTGCGCCCTGGAACGGCGGGAGACGCGGGGCTGTCACCACCGGTCCGACTACCCCGATGTCGACCCGGACCTGAAGGTCAACATGGTGTGGTCCCCGACGACCGGGGTGCGCCGCGAACCCGTCCCGCCCATCCCCACTCACATCGCCGAGCTGATGTACGACGTCTCGGCCGAGGCCGAGTTGCTCGGATAG
- a CDS encoding cupin domain-containing protein has protein sequence MSDNGHHGHGHGHGDGGEDGPSWTRAATLLQDAAPITVPEGASAMTIHVHWEPGDPGTPPHRHPGPAFGYVTKGAVRFELEGEPERVVEAGGTFWEPGGDAIHYQDGNALADEATEFVVTMMCAPGKPMVELVDEEELKQRAHLRAPRPTA, from the coding sequence ATGTCTGATAACGGACATCACGGGCATGGGCACGGTCATGGGGACGGCGGCGAGGACGGGCCGAGTTGGACCAGGGCGGCGACGCTGCTTCAGGACGCCGCGCCGATCACCGTTCCCGAGGGTGCCTCGGCCATGACCATTCACGTGCACTGGGAGCCCGGGGACCCCGGCACTCCGCCGCATCGTCACCCCGGCCCGGCGTTCGGGTACGTCACCAAGGGTGCGGTCCGTTTCGAGCTGGAGGGGGAGCCGGAGCGGGTCGTCGAGGCGGGCGGCACGTTCTGGGAGCCGGGCGGTGACGCGATCCATTACCAGGACGGCAACGCCCTGGCGGACGAGGCGACCGAGTTCGTGGTCACCATGATGTGCGCGCCGGGCAAGCCCATGGTCGAACTCGTCGACGAAGAGGAACTCAAGCAGCGCGCCCACCTCCGCGCCCCGCGACCCACCGCCTGA
- a CDS encoding ferritin-like domain-containing protein: MNNEEVSHVSQATAARIETLDSLREHLQWAIELEHATLPPYLCALYSLDPQANPDAAQAVGSVFVEEMIHLALAANLLNAVGGEPRLDPATLLQRHPRPLPHGDRSLRLSLVPFGTEALEMFLRLEQPAAPSAPPEGDDYETIGQFYDAIEEGLRHLCAELGETEVFCGDGARQVAAGPFAHTGGTLTAVTDLASALAALEEIVEQGEGTARGEVWDGDRDIFHPDRDEVSHYYRFQELKLGRRYLRGDTPQSGPTGEAVVIDPDGVLPMRPNPLLADHPLGSPIRKAQEKFNRTYCQLLQQLEQAFNGSPQLLGAATGTMYALKAEAQNLMTMPDGDDTTAGPTFEYVETQS; the protein is encoded by the coding sequence GTGAACAACGAAGAAGTGTCACACGTCAGCCAGGCAACAGCAGCACGGATCGAAACGCTCGACAGCCTTCGCGAGCACCTTCAATGGGCGATCGAACTGGAACACGCCACCCTGCCGCCCTATCTCTGCGCTCTCTACTCTCTCGACCCGCAGGCCAACCCGGACGCTGCCCAAGCGGTCGGCAGCGTCTTCGTCGAGGAGATGATCCACCTGGCGCTGGCGGCGAACCTGCTCAACGCGGTCGGCGGGGAGCCTCGGCTGGATCCGGCGACGCTGCTGCAGCGTCATCCTCGCCCTCTCCCCCATGGCGACCGTTCCCTGCGGTTGTCACTCGTTCCGTTCGGGACGGAGGCACTCGAGATGTTCCTCCGTCTGGAACAGCCGGCGGCGCCCAGCGCTCCGCCGGAAGGTGACGACTACGAGACGATCGGTCAGTTCTATGACGCGATCGAAGAAGGGCTGCGTCACCTGTGCGCTGAACTCGGGGAGACAGAAGTCTTCTGCGGTGACGGGGCGCGCCAGGTGGCAGCTGGTCCCTTCGCCCATACCGGCGGCACCTTGACCGCGGTCACGGACCTCGCTTCGGCGCTCGCGGCTCTGGAGGAAATCGTCGAACAAGGTGAGGGGACGGCACGTGGCGAGGTCTGGGACGGCGACCGGGACATCTTCCATCCCGACCGCGATGAGGTCTCTCATTACTACCGGTTCCAGGAACTGAAGCTCGGACGCCGCTACCTGCGCGGTGACACACCGCAGTCCGGACCCACGGGTGAGGCCGTCGTGATCGACCCGGACGGCGTCCTGCCGATGCGCCCCAACCCCCTGCTGGCAGACCATCCCCTGGGCAGCCCCATCCGGAAAGCTCAGGAGAAGTTCAACCGGACGTACTGCCAACTGCTCCAGCAGCTCGAACAGGCTTTCAACGGCAGTCCGCAGCTGCTCGGAGCCGCAACGGGCACGATGTACGCACTCAAGGCGGAGGCGCAGAATCTGATGACGATGCCCGACGGAGACGACACGACGGCCGGCCCGACATTCGAGTACGTCGAAACCCAGTCCTGA
- a CDS encoding SDR family oxidoreductase yields MQVAVAGGTGLVGKFVVAELRAAGHQPVILARSQGVDLTTGVGLQDRLSGCDVVINVANVVTTRAKVAVDFFSRTTGNLLSVARRTGVKHVITLSIVGSDEVDFGYYMGKRAQEELVRDGDLSWTVLRATQFFEFPEPLLDNRSPVVLMPNMLARPVAARDVAKRLVDHVTQDPAGMAREIAGPQQLGMVDMARRIVRAQGRHRIVVPVSLPGKVGKAMSGGGLLPHGDYDQGPLTFDDYLAGLARPMATGR; encoded by the coding sequence ATGCAGGTCGCTGTCGCCGGGGGAACCGGCCTGGTGGGGAAGTTCGTCGTAGCCGAGCTGCGAGCGGCGGGACATCAGCCAGTGATCCTCGCCCGCTCGCAGGGCGTGGATCTGACCACCGGCGTCGGATTGCAGGACCGGTTGTCCGGCTGTGACGTGGTGATCAACGTTGCGAACGTCGTCACGACGAGAGCGAAGGTCGCAGTCGACTTCTTCTCCCGGACCACCGGCAATCTGCTCTCCGTCGCCCGGCGAACAGGGGTCAAGCATGTGATCACCCTGTCGATCGTCGGCAGCGACGAGGTGGACTTCGGGTACTACATGGGCAAGCGCGCGCAGGAGGAACTGGTCCGCGACGGAGATCTGTCATGGACCGTGCTCCGCGCCACCCAGTTCTTCGAGTTCCCTGAGCCGCTGCTGGACAACCGGTCACCGGTGGTCCTGATGCCGAACATGCTGGCTCGCCCCGTCGCCGCCCGAGATGTCGCAAAACGGCTCGTCGACCACGTGACGCAGGACCCTGCGGGAATGGCACGGGAAATCGCCGGACCCCAGCAACTGGGCATGGTGGACATGGCGCGCCGTATCGTGCGCGCCCAGGGCCGGCACCGGATCGTCGTTCCTGTGTCGCTCCCGGGCAAGGTCGGCAAAGCCATGTCGGGAGGGGGTCTGCTGCCTCACGGGGACTACGACCAGGGCCCGTTGACGTTCGACGACTATCTCGCGGGCTTGGCGCGGCCCATGGCGACCGGTCGGTGA
- a CDS encoding alpha/beta fold hydrolase, translating into MSALKPTIVLVHGAFADSSSWNGVVERLQSHDYPVVAASNPLRGLAVDADHVRQLVASIDGPVVLVGHSYGGSVISNAATGLNNVKALVFVAAFLPDEGESAVTLSGKFPGSTLGETLRPVPVTLPDGRQVADLYIEQSKFHHQFAADVRDETAAVMAATQRPVTDAALAEGAAAPAWKDLPAWVLVATEDRNIPPQAQIFMAERAKATFVSLNASHAVSVSHPGDVARLINEAAQATA; encoded by the coding sequence GTGAGTGCACTGAAACCGACCATCGTCCTCGTCCACGGCGCCTTCGCGGACTCCTCCAGCTGGAACGGCGTCGTCGAAAGGCTCCAGTCCCACGACTATCCGGTGGTGGCCGCCAGCAACCCGCTGCGTGGACTGGCCGTCGACGCCGATCACGTCAGGCAACTCGTGGCCTCCATCGACGGCCCGGTCGTCCTCGTCGGCCACTCCTACGGCGGGTCGGTCATCAGCAACGCCGCGACGGGACTGAACAACGTCAAGGCGCTCGTCTTCGTCGCGGCCTTCCTGCCCGACGAGGGCGAGAGCGCGGTCACCCTGTCGGGCAAGTTCCCCGGCAGCACTCTCGGAGAGACGCTGCGCCCCGTGCCGGTCACGCTGCCCGACGGCAGGCAGGTCGCGGATCTCTATATCGAGCAGAGCAAGTTCCACCACCAGTTCGCCGCCGACGTCCGCGACGAGACGGCTGCGGTCATGGCCGCCACCCAACGTCCCGTGACCGATGCCGCGCTGGCAGAGGGCGCCGCGGCCCCTGCGTGGAAGGACCTTCCGGCATGGGTTCTCGTGGCCACCGAGGACCGGAACATTCCGCCGCAGGCGCAGATCTTCATGGCTGAGCGTGCGAAGGCCACGTTCGTGAGCCTCAACGCCTCCCACGCGGTCAGTGTCTCGCACCCCGGTGATGTCGCCCGCCTGATCAACGAGGCGGCGCAGGCGACCGCCTGA
- a CDS encoding alpha/beta hydrolase → MSDIILEPAAQEFADAAAKPPLLYELGVDGARKLLDDVQSQPIEKLDVDEKWITVPARVGDVRVRIVKPVGSSGVLPVILYVHGGGWILGNAGTHDRLVRELAVGAKAALVFVEYDRSPEAKYPVAIEQAYATAQWITTKGSEESLDGSRLVVAGDSVGGNMTAALTHMAKQRGDVTFLHQSLYYPVTDAAQDTESYQTFAHGPHLTAKAMEWFWDAYTTDPAERAQITASPLRATLEDLQGLPPALVIVDENDVLRDEGEAYARKLVQAGVPTTSIRYNASLHDFMMLNTVRGTQASSAAIEQAIHVLRKALGTN, encoded by the coding sequence GTGAGTGACATCATTCTCGAGCCCGCCGCGCAGGAGTTCGCCGACGCGGCCGCCAAACCGCCGCTGCTGTACGAGCTCGGTGTCGACGGTGCCCGCAAGCTGCTCGATGACGTGCAGTCCCAGCCCATCGAGAAGCTCGACGTGGACGAAAAGTGGATCACCGTCCCCGCCCGCGTGGGTGACGTGAGGGTGCGCATCGTCAAGCCTGTCGGCAGCAGCGGTGTCCTGCCCGTGATCCTTTACGTGCACGGCGGCGGCTGGATTCTGGGCAACGCCGGTACACACGACCGTCTGGTGCGCGAGCTGGCGGTGGGGGCCAAGGCGGCCCTGGTCTTCGTCGAATACGACCGTTCACCTGAGGCGAAGTACCCCGTCGCCATCGAGCAGGCCTACGCCACCGCCCAGTGGATCACCACGAAGGGGAGCGAGGAATCCCTCGACGGGTCCCGCCTCGTCGTCGCCGGTGACTCCGTCGGCGGCAACATGACCGCGGCCCTCACCCACATGGCCAAGCAGCGCGGTGACGTGACCTTCCTGCACCAGTCGCTGTACTACCCCGTCACCGACGCGGCCCAGGACACCGAGAGCTACCAGACCTTCGCCCATGGCCCGCACCTGACGGCGAAGGCCATGGAATGGTTCTGGGACGCCTACACCACCGACCCGGCCGAGCGCGCCCAGATCACCGCGTCGCCCCTGCGCGCCACACTGGAAGACCTCCAGGGTCTGCCGCCGGCGCTCGTCATCGTCGACGAGAACGACGTACTGCGTGACGAGGGCGAAGCGTACGCCCGCAAGCTCGTCCAGGCCGGCGTGCCGACCACGAGCATCCGCTACAACGCCAGCCTGCACGACTTCATGATGCTGAACACGGTCCGCGGAACCCAGGCCTCGAGCGCGGCGATCGAGCAGGCCATCCACGTTCTGCGCAAGGCCCTGGGAACCAACTGA
- a CDS encoding carboxymuconolactone decarboxylase family protein, with protein sequence MDARINYFGNALAGKVMRHLNSIAPVVSSALPTATVELVNLRASQINGCGFCTDMHTKDALAAGEDQQRLNLVAAWREATVFTDAERAALELAEQGTRTADAANGVSDEAWANAAKHYDEDQLAALISLIALINAYNRINIINQQPAGGYKPGMFG encoded by the coding sequence GTGGACGCACGTATCAACTACTTCGGCAACGCCCTTGCGGGCAAGGTCATGAGGCACCTGAACTCGATCGCCCCAGTGGTGAGCTCGGCGCTTCCGACAGCCACCGTGGAGCTGGTGAACCTCCGTGCCAGCCAGATCAACGGCTGCGGTTTCTGCACCGACATGCACACCAAGGACGCCCTCGCCGCGGGCGAGGACCAGCAGCGTCTGAACCTCGTGGCCGCGTGGCGTGAGGCCACCGTCTTCACCGACGCCGAGCGTGCGGCGCTGGAGCTGGCCGAGCAGGGCACCCGCACCGCGGACGCCGCGAACGGTGTGTCGGACGAGGCATGGGCGAACGCCGCGAAGCACTACGACGAGGACCAGCTCGCCGCGCTGATCTCTCTGATCGCTCTCATCAACGCCTACAACCGCATCAACATCATCAACCAGCAGCCCGCGGGCGGTTACAAGCCCGGCATGTTCGGCTGA
- a CDS encoding alpha/beta fold hydrolase yields the protein MPDRPALAPLRRVRTDVLEVAYYETGPADGDTVLLLHGFPYDVHSYVDVAPLLARDGFRVVVPYLRGHGPTAFLSEASPRSGQQAALGADVIALMDALGVERAYVAGYDWGGRAANIAAALWPERILGLVSVNSYLIQDIGAAMTPVAPELEAGFWYFYYFLTERGEAGLAADPTGVARVIWKRNSPRWPFEEEDLARAAEGFRNPDYTDVVIHSYRHRLGFAPGAEAYVDLERRLAELPAITVPTVTLDGLADGNFPATDGSSSAHHFTGPRLHRQVPDAGHNLPQERPEAFAAAVRDVRALRQEHAGRDDFAT from the coding sequence ATGCCAGATCGCCCCGCACTCGCCCCTCTGCGACGAGTCAGAACCGACGTGCTGGAGGTCGCCTACTACGAGACGGGTCCCGCGGACGGTGACACTGTGCTGCTCCTGCACGGTTTTCCCTACGACGTCCACAGCTATGTCGACGTGGCCCCGCTGCTCGCCCGGGACGGTTTCCGGGTCGTCGTCCCCTACTTGCGGGGACACGGGCCCACTGCGTTCCTGTCCGAAGCGTCCCCGCGCTCGGGTCAGCAGGCAGCCCTGGGAGCCGACGTCATCGCGCTCATGGACGCTCTGGGCGTCGAGCGGGCTTACGTGGCCGGATACGACTGGGGCGGACGGGCGGCCAACATCGCCGCGGCCCTGTGGCCCGAGCGGATCCTGGGTCTGGTCTCGGTCAACAGCTATCTCATCCAGGACATCGGTGCGGCGATGACCCCCGTGGCCCCCGAACTGGAGGCCGGGTTCTGGTACTTCTACTACTTCCTCACCGAGCGAGGCGAGGCCGGTCTGGCCGCCGACCCCACGGGTGTCGCCCGGGTCATCTGGAAGCGGAACTCCCCCCGGTGGCCGTTCGAGGAAGAAGATCTGGCGCGGGCCGCGGAGGGCTTCCGGAATCCCGACTACACCGACGTCGTCATCCATTCGTACCGGCACCGGCTCGGCTTCGCGCCGGGCGCAGAGGCGTACGTGGACCTCGAGAGGCGTCTCGCCGAGCTGCCCGCGATCACGGTTCCCACCGTCACCCTCGACGGCCTGGCCGACGGTAACTTCCCGGCGACGGACGGCTCGTCCAGCGCTCACCACTTCACCGGTCCCCGGTTGCACCGGCAGGTGCCGGACGCCGGTCACAATCTCCCGCAGGAACGCCCGGAGGCGTTCGCGGCCGCCGTGCGTGACGTGCGCGCCCTGCGGCAGGAACACGCCGGCCGCGACGACTTCGCCACCTGA